The Acetomicrobium sp. S15 = DSM 107314 nucleotide sequence ACGGTCTCACCAACCAGGCCGCTGCTCAGCACTCCCAATCCATAGAGGCCTGGTTTTTGCACATACCGGGCCTGAAGGTGGTTATCCCTTCAAACCCGGCAGATGCCAAAGGGCTTTTGAAGTCTGCGATCCGCGACGACAACCCAGTCATATACTTCGAGCACAAGAGGCTGTTCCCCGTAAAAGGCCCTGTTCCTGACGGAGAGGTCCTCGTTCCCATAGGAAAAGCTGCCGTTACAAAACCGGGCAAAGATATTACCATCGTTTCATACTCGTACACGATGAGAGTCGTCATGGATGCCGTCTCCATACTGGAGAAGGATGGAATTGACCCTGAGGTTATAGACCTGCGGACGATCTCTCCTATAGATAAAGATACAATCTTAAATTCCGTAGCGAAGACGAGGAAACTTGCAATAGCCCACGAGGCTGTAAAACAAGGTGGTGTCGGGGCTGAAATTGCAGCTATCGTAGCGGAAGAGGGGCTTGATTATCTGGATGCCCCTGTATTGCGCTTCGGTGCACCTTTCACGCCCGTGCCGTTTGCCAGGACGTTGGAAGCGGCATATAGGGTAAAGGCGGAAGATATCTATTCTGGAATTAGAGCATTATTTTAATTAAATGCTTGAGGAGGTGGTAACGAGAAGAAAAGAGACACTTCGCTGCGATGGGAAGTTTCAAAAAATGTCAGAGGGAGGTGAATTGTCCGGCTATAGTCGGACGTAAAGCGATGAAAAAGGTGCTGTGTGGGATTTTAGCGTTGGCGTTACTTTTTGGGGTGGCAGGGCTTGATAGGGCGTCCGCCGCGGCGCTCAAGAATGAGTATAAGCTCACGATGAACGTCTCCACCGATACTGCGTGGGGCAAGGGTGGCGTGAAGTTCGCTGAACTCGTGAAGGAGTACACTGGAGGCAAAGTCAACGTAAAGGTATACCCCAACGCTCAGCTCGTGGGCGGTGACCAGATGCGCCAGGCGGAGATGGTCTCAAGCGGCGCTATAGACTTCATGCTAAACTCTACCATCAACATCGCTCCCATAATTCCGGAATGCAACGCCTTCTCTCTCCCCTTCATGTTCCCGAGTTACGAAGCTGTGGATGCCGTTACTAAATCCGCTGGCGGAGAAATGGTTCTTAAGGCTCTCGAAAAGCACAACATGGTAGGCCTCGGTTGGGGTGAAAACGGCTTCCGCGAGCTCACGAACAATGTGCGTCCAGTAGCGCACCCGGATGACTTGAAGGGCTTAAAGATAAGGGTCGTCACGCCGATCTATGTTGATATCATGAGAGCCCTGGGGGCCAACGCCATCGCTATGAACTGGGGCGAAGTCTTCACCGCGTTGCAACAGGGCGTCATCGACGGACAGGAAAACCCCATCGTTGGGATCATCATACCTAACAAGATTTATGAAGTGCAGAAATACCTCACCAACTGGCACTATTCCTACGACGCGCTCATTTTGGCCGTGAACAAGCAGGTCTGGGCTGGCTTCGACCCTGAGGTTCAAGAGCAGATCAAAAAAGCTGCTGCAGATGCTATGCGCTGGCAGATCTATGACGTGAGCCGCGTGGGCTTGAAGGATGGCATAGAATTCCTCAAGTCCAAGGGCATGGTCGTCACCGATCCTACGCCAGAGCAGTTGGCCGCGTTCCGTGAGCGCACAAAAGCCGTTTACGATAAGTGGGTGCAGAACGTAGGGCCGGACATAGTAAAGGCCTTTGAGGAAGCTGTGGCCAGCTACAAGTAGGGCTATGCGAGGGGAGTTGCCTTTGTGGCGGCTCCCCTGTTCCCGTTTAACGGCTCGGTGTGATTGTGCGCCGGGAGAAGGGGTGATGTTGGGGCATGCTTAGATTTCTTGACAAGGCCGAAGAGTGGACGTGTGCCGTCATGCTCTTTTTCATGGCCATTTTAGCTTTTATTAACGTGATCGTAAGATACCTTACAACCTTTTCTTTCTCCTTCTCAGAGGAGCTCTTGGTCAACTTGTTTGTATGGATCACGATGCTTGGAGCATCTATAGCTACGCGGAAGGGAGCGCTTTTGGGCGTCACTTTTTTGGTCGACCGGCTGTCTACAGGGCTCAAAAAGGTTGCGTCTTTAGCGGTCACTCTTTGCGGCGTAATCCTATTTCTACTCCTTGCGCTTCACGGCGTGGATATGGTGAGGTCGGAATACAGGTCTGGAATGACCACCTACTCTATGGCTCTTCCTATGTGGATATTCGGCCTCGCCGTGCCGGTGTGCGCGTTTCTGCTGATAGCGAGGACTATTCAGAGAGGCATAGATGAATGGAAGGCCCTTTCTTCGGATGTGCCCGAAGTTGAGCCCGATGTGGAGGTGAAGCCGAAGTGAACATAGATCCCGGTGTAGTATTGTTAGGCCTTTTCTTCGTCATGATCGCCTTTAAGGTCCCTATAGCGATAGCCTTAGGCCTGGCAGGGATGGCCGTCGTGTATTGGTTTAACCTGGGTGCCCAGATGTTCGCCCCCGTATTCTTCGCCAATATATCGAAATTTTCTCTATTGGCTATCCCCTTTTTCATCCTGGCCGGTGTAATCATGGGGAGGGCTAAGATATCGGATAAGATTGTCCACTTGATAATGCTACTTGTGGGCCCGATAAGCGGCGGTATGGCTATCGTGACGGTCATAACTGCGCTCTTTTGGGGAGCCGTCTCCGGATCGGGACCTGCTACTGTGGCTGCTTTGGGTACCATACTAATCCCCGGCATGGTAAAAGCCGGTTATGACCGAGGTTTTGCCGCGGCGATTACATCTGCTGCAAGTGGCCTCGCTATCGTGATTCCGCCGAGCATAGGGTTTATCGTCTACGGCGTAATCACGGGCGCCTCAATAAGCGAATTGTTTCTTGCCGGCATCATACCCGGTATTGTGGTGGGACTCTTTCTCATAGTTGTAGCTTTTATCATCTCAGTGGCTCGTGGGTATAAGGGTGAGCGGTTCGGTACGGCCCGTGAGGTATTGCACGCTTTCAAAGACGCCTTCTGGGCGCTCATCACTCCGGTCATCATATTGGGTGGCATATATGGAGGAATATTTACGCCCACTGAAGCGGCTGCGGTAGGTGTGGTTTACGGCCTCTTTGTGGGCTTCGTGGTGTATAAGACGCTCACTCTCAAGGACTTATACGAGCTATTAGTGGAGACCTGCGTCTCCTCAGCGGTGGTAATGCTCGTGGTTTCCTTTGCCGGGATCTTTGGATGGGCCATGACGGTTCTGGGCGTGGTGGAGAGGATATCCCAGGCGGTGATATCGTTGAGTTCTAATCCTTATGTCGTCATAGCCCTCATAAATGGCGTCCTGCTCGTGGCAGGAATGCTCTTGGATGCCATCTCTATATATTACTTGCTTCTGCCCATCTTCATGCCGGTGATGGCTCACTTCGGCTGGGATCCGGTTTGGTTCGGCATAGTAATGACAATAAACCTGGCCATAGGACAGGTAACGCCGCCGGTGGCGGTCAACCTCTATGTGGGGTGCAATATCGGTGGCGTATCGATGGACGAGATCTCCCGTGCCGTAATCCCCTTCGTTATAGCCTCGATAGCGGCCTTGGTGGTTATCGTTTACGCTCCCGACGTCACGTTATGGCTTCCGCGGCTCTTGATGCGATAAAAGTGCACAAGAGCAGGTGTTTTGCGGGCGGGCATTGAGGGCGCTTTCTATGACCAACGCCACTCCGTCTTCGTCGTTGCTCTTCGTTATAATTTGCGCCCTTTCTTTTACTTCAGGTCGTGCGTTTGCCATTGCTACGGGAAGGCCGGCGGCGTCGAGCAGCGAAACGTCGTTACCAGAGTCGCCTATGGCCATTATTTCTTCTTTCTTTATGCTTAAGCTTTGGGCTAACATTGTCAAAGCCTTTCCCTTGCTCACCTCGGGATGACAGATCTCCACATATATGGCGTTAGGAGCTTGAGAGATAGCGATAAAAAGCTTTGTGCCGAAGTCAGCATTTAGATATTCATACATTGCGCCAGCTTCCTCCGGCGAATCGGCTATGCCGAGCATCTTGGTGGGCTCGCCTTTGATCGTGTATAAAGCGTCTCCCAATGGGATCGCTTCCACCCCGGCTATTGTAGCGTATGCCTTTGCCTTTTCATCGAGGTGTCGTACATATAGGGTGTCGTCAATATATGTCTGAATGTGCCATCTCATTTCTTTGAATAACATCATAATTTCGTGTGAAAGTTTTTCTGGTATCGGGCGATGGTAGTAGACTTTTCCGCTTACCGAGCGGACGAGCGCTCCGTTATAGGTGATTAATGGGACATCGAGATCAAGTTTTTTTGCGATGGCGAGCGCCGAACGATACATACGCCCCGTAGCGATCGTTACAACTATTCCAGACTCCGCAGCGCGCCTTATGGCTGCCTCGGTGCGGGGCGAGATCGCATTTTTTGAATTTAGAAGCGTTCCATCCAGATCTATGGCTATCAGTTTCAGCGACAAGTAAAACTCCCCTTTTGGTCATGATAAAATTCTTACCTATTATGGTACATTTTACATGGCTGCGATTACAGGTATGTTCAAAGGTGGGGATGGAGCTGGCAAATGTCGCCTCGAAGAAGACGGTCTTAGTGGTCTCAGCTGTAGCCTCTTTCCTTTCTCCTTTCATGATATCTTCAGTTAACATATCGCTTCCTTCCATTGGTAGAGAGTTCAATGCCGGCGCCACCCTCTTGGGATGGGTGGCCACGACGTATCTGTTGGCCACCGCTGCCTCGTTGGTTCCCATGGGCAAGTTCGCTGACATAGTAGGAAGAAAGAAGATCTTTGCCCTGGGTGCTGTTTTATTCGCTGCCTCGAACTTTTCGGCTGCCGCATCCCCGTCGCTTTTATTCCTCATATTTTTTAGGGTCATCCAAGGGGTCGGCGGCGCTATGATCGTTACGACCTCGGTGGCCATCTTGGCATGCGTATTCCCGCCTGGCGAACGGGGAAGGGCTATGGGGATAAATACGGCCTCTATATACCTGGGCATGTCTATGGGCCCCTTCTTAGGCGGGACTTTAGTGCATCGTTTAGGTTGGAGGAGCGTGTTTTTGGCCGGAGGCATCGCCAGCGCGTGTGTATTTTATCTCGTAAAGAGGCACCTTCAAGGAGAGTGGGCCGACGCCGAGGGAGAGGAGTTTGACGCAAAAGGAAGCCTTCTTTATGTGACGTCGCTCGTATTTTTCATGTATGGCGTTTCGCTTTTGCCTGCTAATCTGGGGATATATTTTATGATAGCAGGCGGAGCACTCTTGGTTGCCTTCGTGAAGTGCGAGCTTTCCATATCCAATCCCGTCTTTGAAGTGCGCCTTTTCATTACAAATCGGACGTTTGCCTTCTCCAACCTGGCAGCCCTCATCAATTACTCTGCCACGGCGGCCGTGGCCTTCCTCCTCAGCCTTTATCTCCAATACGCCAAAGGGTTATCCCCTCAAAGTGCCGGGCTAGTCCTGATGGTGCAGCCGGCCTTCCAGGCGCTGCTTTCCCCTTCGGCGGGTAAACTTTCCGACAGGATAGAGCCGGGCATAATAGCTTCTCTGGGCATGGCCTTGACGGCCCTTGGGCTTTTTATGCTTTCCATGCTCGAGCTTCATACGTCGCTTTATTTCATGGCGCTCTCGCTTTCCTGTTTGGGCGTTGGATTTGCGCTCTTTTCCTCGCCCAACATGAACGCTATCATGAGCTCCGTATCAAGGGAGCATTACGGCATAGCTTCGGGGTCTTTGGCCACGATGAGGCTTTTGGGGCAGATGACAAGCTTAGCCTTGGCGACGGTGCTCTTCGCGTTTACTATGGGCCAGGCGCAAATAGGGCCGGGCAACTTGCACGTTTTCGTGAAAAGCGTGAATACAGCTTTCATCATCTCCGCCGTCCTCTGCGCCATTGGCATATACTTCTCCTACGCCAGAGGCAAGCTGCATCAGCGCCAGTGAGGTTGCACGCTATGTTGGTGCTTCCCTTGCTTCTATCCGAGATTTTTTATGGCGTAAAACCTGACGGCTCAAAATACCCTTCTTCCGCCCAAATAAGTCTCTGCTGTCCTTACGGTGCGCAGGTGGCGCTCATCTACGGTCAGAGGATCGTCTTCCACCACTACGAAGTCGGCGATTTTTCCTTCCTCCAGGTTTCCCAAGAGCTTTTCTTCGCCCATAATGTAAGCCGAGCCAAGGGTATAGCAGTAAAGCGATTCTTCTACGGTTAGCGCTTCTTCTTTGGATGTTTCATACACTGAGGGAGCTTCAAATTTCCCCCTTGTGACGGCCGCATATAGGGTTTCAAAGGGATCGATCGGCTCGACTGGCGAATCCGTCCCGAAGCCCACCGGCACTCCGGCTTGCATTATGCTTCTAAAGGGATAAATCCATTTGGCCCTCCGTTGACCGACCCTTTCTAAGAGCCACCAGTCTGTGAGGACGAAGTGAGGTTGAACTGTTACGGCGATGCCGACTTGCGCCATTCGCTCGATTTGGTCAGGCCTCGATAAGGAGGCGTGTTCGATCCTGTGCCTTAGATCGCTGTGTCCCAGCGCCTCGTATGCGTCGAGGATCATATCTATGGTGGCGTCGCCTATGCCGTGGATGGCGAGCTGCAATTTGGCTTCGTCAGCCTCCGCCGCGAGCGAAAAGAGCTCGTCTCTTCTGACGTTATACTGGCCGAAGGCCTCGGGGTCGTCCTCGTAGGGATCGGAAAGCCGTGCCGTGCGGGCCCCGAGGGAACCGTCTGCCAATATCTTTATGCCTTGAATCTTGAGCAGGTCGTCTCCGAAGCCTCGCCTTATGCCCAGGCCCTTTAAAGCCTTCAAGACGTCTCTTTCGGGGTTGAGGTAGGCCCTGACCCTCAGAGGGAGCTCTTCGCCCAACTCGATCAATGCCGCCAGTTCCCTTGCGCCGCAGCTTACGAAGCCGAGGGTGCTTACACCGCGCGAGGCGGCATGAAATGCGCCAGCTCGCAAATATTCTTTCCAGTCTTCGATGGTGAGAGACCTCCTGAACTTCTCCTTGGCGATATTTAGAGCTTCCTCTACGATCACTCCGGAAGGAGCCCTGTCTTTGCCCTTCAAGACATTCGGCGAGGAGGGGTCCAATCCTAACTCTTTTAGGGCCGGCGTGTTGATGACTGCCGCATGGAGGCATACTCTGGACAGCATGACAGGTCGCTTCTTCTCTACGGCATCCAGATCGTATCTCGTGGGCCACCTGTGCTCTGCGAATAGCTCCTGGTCCCATCCGTATCCCAATATCCACGGCGAGTCGTTATCTCGTGCGAAGGCATCGAGTTTTCCCTTGAGCTCCTCGAGACTCTTCGTGCCTCTCAAGTCGACGGAGCGGAGGGAGAGTCCGACTTCATCGAGATGAGCGTGAGAGTCTATGAAACCCGGAAGGAGCGTCTTTCCCTTTAAATCTACGATCTCGGCCCCAAGTCTCTCAGCGAGATCCCTGATCTGATCCTCTCTGCCTGACGATAATACTCGGCCTCCAGCGATCAAGAGGCCGCCCGCCTCTTTCTTCGGGCAGAAGGAGATATAAATGTGACCGTTTAAGAAGGCTTTGGCTCCCATCGAAACGAGACCCCCTTTTTATGTTTGCTCCATTATAATGAATATACTCGACAAATGCTTTCGGAGAACGGTGCACCGCAAAGTCGGCATCCGAAGATGGGACGAGACCGAACGAAGGTGAGAAAACAAATGAAGATAGAGCTGAACGAAGGTTTCCGCCGGGCCTTAGAGTTGATGGAAAAAACCGACAAGGGCGTCTTTGTAACGGGGCGGGCAGGCACCGGCAAATCTACGCTGTTGAGCTATTTTCGTGCTACGACCGCAAAGCGGATAGCAGTGTTGGCCCCTACCGGCGTGGCTGCCTTAAACGTCTGCGGGCAAACCATCCACTCCTTCTTCGGCTTTAAGCCGAACGTCACGATGGAGCGCATAAAGAAAATCCCTTCCTCAAGCGATAGGGGCGATGTGTATCGGAACATCGACACTATCGTCATAGACGAGATCTCCATGGTGAGAGCCGACCTGCTCGATTGCGTGGATAAGTTCTTGAGGTTGAACGGCCCTCTAAAAGGCAAACCTTTCGGGGGAATCCAGATGATCTTCATAGGCGACCTTTACCAGCTTCCACCGGTGGTCACCGGGAGCGAAAGGGCAGCCTTCGGTTCGCTCTACGAAAGCCCTTATTTCTATAGCGCTCATGTCTTCAAGTCCATCGATATGGCCTTCGTGGAGTTGGATAAGATCTACCGTCAGCACGATCAGCGGTTCATAGATCTGCTCAACGCCATCCGGAACAAGTCCGTCTCCGAAGAGGAGATAGAACTCCTCAACAGCAGGGTTATGCCCGAATTTGAGCCTCCGCCGGACGAATTTTACATCTATTTGACCACTACCAACAGGCAGGCCGAAGAGATCAACAGGCGACAGCTGTCAAAGTTGAAAGGCCCTATGTACAGCTTTACGGGTTTTATCGAAGGAGAGTTCGGCGACGATTACCTGCCTACGGCAATCGAACTCCAGCTCAAAGGGGGAGCTCAGGTCATGATGCTCAACAATGACCCTCAGGGCAGATGGGTAAACGGCAGCGTAGGTAGGATCACCGATATAATCCGATATCCCGATGAGGAGGCGGTCGTTGTCGTAGAGCTCGCCGATGGCGAGGAAGTGGAAGTGACGCCCAATACATGGGAAATCTTCCGCTTTTTCTCGGAAGACGACAAGTTGAAATCGGAGGTCATCGGAAAGTTCACTCAATATCCCTTGATGCTGGCTTGGGCGGTGACCATCCACAAGAGTCAGGGGAAATCCTTCGACAAAGTCATTATAGATATAGGAAGGGGTGCCTTCGCTCATGGCCAAGTCTACGTTGCGCTGAGCCGATGCACATCCTTTGAAGGCCTCGTCCTCAAAAAACCTATCCTCAAGAGGCATATTTGGATGGACTGGCAAGTTGTGAAGTTCCTGACCAGGTATCAGTACAAGAAGGCTGAGGAAGACCTCCCCATCGATGAGAAGGTCAAGCTCATCGAGGAGGCCATCCTGAAAAAGGCGGCTTTAGAGATAGTCTATCTCAAGCCCAATGACGAGAAGACCAAGAGAGTCGTATGGCCTAAGGAAGTAGGCGAAATGGAGTATCGGGGCAAGAGATACTTGGGGATGCGGGCTTTTTGTGCGCAGCGAAACGAGGAGAGGACCTTCAGGGTTGACCGAATACTGGAGATTAAGGGTATACATGGACAGAGCGAGGAAAGTCACTCGGCCGAATTCGAAAGGGCTGAGTTAAGCGCGTTTCAGGAGAGTGACGTTGTATAATTAAAGTAAATACTATGAAGGAGGTGCGAGCCCGATGAAGATCAGCGCGAGAAACGTGCTAAAGGGCAAGGTCAAAAAGGTGATCCATGGAGCGGTGAATTCCGAGGTGACCTTGGAGCTCCCAGGTGGGCTTGAGATCGTCTCCATCATTACGAAGACGTCGGCGGAAAACCTCGGTCTGACCGAGGGGAAGGAAGTCTATGCCGTAATAAAGGCTTCCAATGTGATGATCGCTACTGATTGACGGAGCGCGAGGGCGAAGATCCTTGCTTCAAACGATAAACGTAAGGACGCAAAAGCGGACTGAGCTGGTGGATATTACGGCAGAGGTGGCAGAGGCCGTAGAAAGGACGGACGTGCAAAGCGGCCTCTGCCACCTCTTTCTGCCTCACACTACAGCTGCCCTCGTGATAAACGAAAACGCGGACCCCAGCGTAGCGATCGATATCACCGAGTCCCTCGACAGACTTATACCATGGGATTTCGATTATCGGCACCAGGAGGGGAACGCCGCGGCTCACATAAAGTCAAGCCTGTTGGGAAACTCCTTGACCGTCTTCGTGGAAGACGGCAAGTTGCTACTGGGCAAATGGCAGGGGGTGTTTTTGTGCGAGTTCGACGGCGGAAGGGCGAGGAAGGTGGTGGTAAAAGTCGTCGAAGGCTAACCTTGCGCGGCTGAAAGAGGCATTGATAACCCTAAAGGAGCGGACGTTCGAGGAATCTTCCGTCATTTTGCCCCTTTTGGCAGTGGTGCTCTTTGTCGTTTATATTGTGAGCGCTTACTGTGGGTTACGGCTCGGGGAATCGGAGCAGGCCGGTTTTTTTGCCTTCTTCAGTGCTATCAGTCCATATGCCGGCCTCTTCCTAACGCTGTATGCCGTCTTTGCAGCCGTCGTAATCTTTTTTGAAAACAAGAATCCCGACAGGACAATAGCTTGGATGCTCATTCTTCTGTTTCTGCCCATTGTCGGCTTTGTTTTGTATTTTCTGTTCGGTCCGAACTTAGACAAAAGGGCTGCATTCAGAGGGTTGAAGCATAAAAAGAGCGCGATCATGGAGCGCTGGGCGGAGGATGAGCTAAAGGCCTTAGAGTCAATGGCAGCCTCCGTGTTCCCCTGGAAGACCGTCATTTCACTTTTGAAGACATCAATGGCACCGCTCATCTTTAGAAATACCTTGGAGGTCTTGACCAATGGTGATGCCACGTTTATGGCCATAAAAAGCTCACTCTCCAAGGCTGAACGCTTCATTCATATGGAATATTTTTCCATATCAAACGATGGAATAGGCAACGAAATAAGGGAAATCCTCGAAAGGAAAGCTAAAGAGGGATTGAGGGTTAGGGTCATATATGACAGCGTCGGCAGCTGGAATATAGGGAAGGATTACATAGAATCGCTAAAGGGTGCCGGGGTAGAGGTGTATCCCTTCGCTCCCATTTCTTTGCCGATGCTCCGCCGTAAGCTGAACCACAGGAACCATCGCAAGATCATCGTCGTGGACGGCAAGGTGGGCTTTATGGGCGGGCTCAATATAGGCGACAAATATCTGAGCCGAGATCGTCGCTTCGGTTTTTGGCGCGATACGCATTTGAAGGTAGAAGGAGAAGCCGTTCACAAACTGCAGGATGTCTTTTTGAGCGATTGGCGATTCTGCAGCGGCCAAGATCTCGACGAACCCGATCTATTCCCGCAAGTGGAGGGGCCCAGTTTGTGGATCCCCGTTCAGATTGTGAATAGCGGTCCGGACCTGGAGCTGAGCCCTGTTATGATAGGCTATTTTTCCTTGATCGCTTCGGCAACTGAGCGCATATGGATCACGACACCCTACCTGGTTCCCGGCGAGAGCATAAAGACCGCCCTCAAAGCAGCTTCCCTAAGCGGCCTCGATGTGCGTATAATTGTGCCCGGTTTGGCCGATCATATTTTTGTGTTTTGGGCTTCCCAAGCCAATATCGACGATCTTTTGACTGCTGGCGTGCGCATATTCAGTTACAATAATGGCTTTATTCACTCAAAAGTTGTCATCGTCGACGGGAAGGCTGCGTCGGTGGGCACGACCAATCTGGACTTGAGGAGTTTCGAGATAAACTTTGAAATTCAAGCCTTTATATACAGCAAGGAGGTTGCCTCTCGGCTGGAGCAGGATTTCATGGATGACCTGACTCAGTGCAGCGAATTTACGCTGGAGGAGCGAGCGCGAAAGCCTTTCGCCCAGAAGGCGAAAGAAGCGATTGGGAGACTTTGGACAGCTCAAGTGTGAGGGAATCTTCTGCTGGCTTGTAGGATCTTTAACTATTGTTATAATGGTTTCGGGCATATTAGGTGTAAAGGATATTGCATACGTTTGGGGAGGTGGTTTGCTTGGTAATCTTCATCCTTTCCGCCGTCACTTACCTTTTGCTCGTCTGGAGCGGCGGAGGGATACCGTTGTCTGAGGTCGTAATAGCATTAGCTCTTGCGACGATAATGGCCGTCGCCGCAAAGAGTTGGAGTCCCTATGTCGTGCGCTTAGGGGCGCTGCGACCAGATAGATGGGTTCGCTTTGTCGTCTATCTGTTTGGTCCGTTCCTTGTGGCCATGGCCAAGGCCAACATCGATGTCGCGTTGAGGGTCATCACAGGCAAGATCAGGCCCGGTATAGTAAAGGTCGATATCGGGCTCACGAACGATATTTCCACGACCTTGCTCGCCAACTCCATCACGCTCACCCCCGGCACTCTCACCGTTGACGTAGACGAGGAGGAGCGAGCGCTTTATATCCATTGGATCAACGTGACGAACAAGACCCCCGCTGGGCCGGAATTGTATGGCCCTTTTGAGGAATGGGCAAGGAGGATTGCGGAATGACATCATTGCTCCTCT carries:
- the cls gene encoding cardiolipin synthase, producing MITLKERTFEESSVILPLLAVVLFVVYIVSAYCGLRLGESEQAGFFAFFSAISPYAGLFLTLYAVFAAVVIFFENKNPDRTIAWMLILLFLPIVGFVLYFLFGPNLDKRAAFRGLKHKKSAIMERWAEDELKALESMAASVFPWKTVISLLKTSMAPLIFRNTLEVLTNGDATFMAIKSSLSKAERFIHMEYFSISNDGIGNEIREILERKAKEGLRVRVIYDSVGSWNIGKDYIESLKGAGVEVYPFAPISLPMLRRKLNHRNHRKIIVVDGKVGFMGGLNIGDKYLSRDRRFGFWRDTHLKVEGEAVHKLQDVFLSDWRFCSGQDLDEPDLFPQVEGPSLWIPVQIVNSGPDLELSPVMIGYFSLIASATERIWITTPYLVPGESIKTALKAASLSGLDVRIIVPGLADHIFVFWASQANIDDLLTAGVRIFSYNNGFIHSKVVIVDGKAASVGTTNLDLRSFEINFEIQAFIYSKEVASRLEQDFMDDLTQCSEFTLEERARKPFAQKAKEAIGRLWTAQV
- a CDS encoding Na+/H+ antiporter subunit E; amino-acid sequence: MVCLVIFILSAVTYLLLVWSGGGIPLSEVVIALALATIMAVAAKSWSPYVVRLGALRPDRWVRFVVYLFGPFLVAMAKANIDVALRVITGKIRPGIVKVDIGLTNDISTTLLANSITLTPGTLTVDVDEEERALYIHWINVTNKTPAGPELYGPFEEWARRIAE